One genomic region from Sphingobacterium sp. UGAL515B_05 encodes:
- a CDS encoding energy transducer TonB — protein sequence MKSNLYLAAKLICYLLFNLFIFNASAQIERTAYYTKAGRETKLKDSAYFSRTIVHMTDQPMSYFKIVEHYLPNNTIKLNGTVQDTGIILKFFGKLEEFYFNGEKRSLENFNSENVRVDSAFYWYPNGKLRTISHYPFNDKIKGGVAYYIAHYDSLGNKTLENGNGFIRIEYDHDDYLQGEMENYRREGKWEGIMSKLPITEVFARGKLLFGVKTKDNGTTISYDSTTYWVDPVYPSGMPKLMNFVARHYKWPKEAKRNNVKGVLEISFVVNKEGYLEDIVVKKDLGFGTGEEGIRVLKMAERWKPGILRGEPIGVMFTIPIRLDANP from the coding sequence ATGAAATCCAACTTGTATTTAGCGGCAAAGCTGATTTGTTATTTGCTATTCAATCTATTTATATTTAATGCGAGTGCTCAGATTGAGCGAACAGCATACTATACAAAGGCAGGGCGAGAAACCAAACTAAAGGATTCAGCCTATTTTTCCAGAACCATAGTGCATATGACAGATCAGCCTATGTCATACTTTAAGATCGTAGAGCATTATTTACCGAATAATACCATTAAGCTAAATGGAACAGTGCAGGATACAGGTATTATTTTAAAATTCTTTGGGAAGCTGGAGGAGTTTTATTTCAATGGTGAAAAGCGTAGTCTAGAAAATTTTAATTCAGAAAATGTACGTGTTGATTCAGCATTTTACTGGTATCCGAATGGGAAGTTAAGAACAATTTCACATTACCCATTTAACGATAAAATAAAGGGCGGTGTCGCATATTATATCGCACATTACGATTCGTTAGGCAATAAGACTCTTGAAAATGGAAACGGTTTTATTCGCATTGAGTATGATCATGACGATTACCTACAGGGAGAAATGGAAAATTACCGTCGTGAAGGTAAATGGGAGGGTATAATGTCTAAGCTGCCAATTACCGAGGTCTTTGCGCGAGGCAAGCTGCTCTTTGGTGTCAAAACCAAAGATAATGGAACGACCATTAGCTATGATTCAACGACCTATTGGGTTGATCCCGTTTACCCAAGCGGAATGCCAAAATTGATGAACTTTGTTGCTAGACATTATAAATGGCCTAAAGAAGCTAAGCGAAATAATGTTAAGGGGGTATTGGAAATTAGTTTTGTTGTGAATAAGGAAGGATATTTAGAAGATATTGTTGTGAAAAAAGACTTGGGCTTTGGTACGGGCGAGGAGGGTATTCGTGTGTTAAAAATGGCCGAAAGATGGAAACCGGGAATACTGCGTGGAGAGCCTATCGGTGTAATGTTTACGATACCAATTCGGTTAGATGCCAATCCTTGA